A region of Methanocorpusculum labreanum Z DNA encodes the following proteins:
- a CDS encoding winged helix-turn-helix domain-containing protein, with protein sequence MPKSCLTIFQLLERTGSQTHKDIVLSTGLAPRTVRYALRRLKENGLIIEKFNFRDARQAIYMPKMTTAPTHASA encoded by the coding sequence ATGCCCAAGTCGTGTCTCACGATCTTCCAGTTGCTGGAACGCACAGGTTCTCAGACGCACAAAGATATTGTCTTAAGCACAGGACTTGCGCCACGCACGGTCCGCTATGCGCTCAGACGTCTGAAGGAAAATGGCCTCATCATCGAGAAGTTCAACTTCCGTGACGCACGCCAGGCAATTTACATGCCGAAGATGACGACAGCACCGACTCATGCATCGGCCTGA
- a CDS encoding phospholipase D-like domain-containing protein: protein MKRLLVTFLLLSLCVSPVSAFVLAEFCPDGYASGDGDEYFILEGTGSLAGWTVSDGEGTLSFPAGSFSSGEIIVARSAEAYYSIHGTFPDYEILESGSTPNVLQSGRFQMANTGDELSLLFNGQIVQTVSWPDELAASNGRVHVYSDGGWDERIYKIGQSRFSAETFTADSVTFFVSPDASYDVVMDVIRESTDTLLISMYEFTHPELAREIAAAANRGVSVTLLLEGGPVGGVSDEEKGVLNYLTENGVSVLTIESEGNLPARYRYLHAKYMVADDYVTTVLSENFKPSGIPLTGTKGNRGWGAAVYDTEVAEYFTDVFTADVLGYDIYPYAAGTEPLPDSWSDEEITPYFSSLTLYNVTITPVVSPDTISLVLDLIRSADTSVDLQQAYISPYPDGDNIWLAAVLDAADRGADVRVMLDGMYYNTEDEADNNELVATLNRYGPTISAHLMLPGDYLTKLHNKGMVIDGEYVLISSINWNYNSPNNNREAGLIIQSPEAAQYYTAVFAYDWDGDFDKDPVSTEIGFDVRFILAGGIVILLVGILIYRRR from the coding sequence ATGAAAAGGCTGCTCGTTACCTTTTTGCTTCTTTCTCTCTGCGTATCTCCTGTCTCGGCTTTCGTTCTCGCCGAGTTCTGCCCGGACGGATATGCCTCCGGGGACGGGGACGAGTATTTCATTCTGGAAGGAACGGGCAGTCTCGCCGGATGGACCGTCTCTGACGGTGAAGGGACGCTCTCGTTTCCCGCAGGATCTTTTTCCAGCGGGGAAATAATCGTTGCCAGAAGTGCCGAGGCCTATTATTCGATTCATGGAACCTTCCCGGATTATGAGATCCTCGAGAGCGGCTCAACGCCCAATGTACTCCAAAGCGGCAGATTTCAGATGGCGAACACCGGCGACGAACTCTCTCTTCTTTTCAATGGACAAATCGTTCAAACGGTCTCCTGGCCGGATGAACTCGCCGCATCGAACGGTCGGGTCCATGTGTATTCGGATGGAGGTTGGGATGAACGGATCTATAAAATCGGTCAGAGCAGATTCTCTGCCGAAACATTCACCGCAGACTCGGTGACCTTCTTCGTTTCGCCGGACGCGTCATACGATGTCGTGATGGATGTTATCCGGGAATCAACCGACACGCTGCTGATATCGATGTATGAGTTCACTCATCCGGAACTCGCCCGGGAGATCGCTGCCGCCGCAAATAGGGGTGTTTCGGTGACCCTTCTCCTTGAGGGCGGTCCGGTGGGCGGCGTGTCTGATGAAGAAAAGGGTGTTCTGAACTATCTGACGGAAAACGGCGTCTCAGTATTGACGATCGAAAGCGAAGGAAATCTCCCTGCAAGATACCGGTATCTGCATGCAAAATATATGGTGGCTGATGACTATGTCACAACGGTTCTTTCGGAAAACTTCAAGCCAAGCGGGATCCCCCTCACAGGAACAAAAGGAAACAGAGGGTGGGGAGCGGCAGTCTATGACACAGAGGTCGCCGAGTATTTCACGGATGTTTTCACCGCAGATGTTTTGGGCTACGACATATATCCATACGCTGCCGGAACAGAACCCCTTCCTGATTCATGGTCCGATGAGGAGATAACGCCGTATTTTTCTTCGTTGACTCTCTACAACGTGACCATAACGCCGGTCGTCTCGCCGGATACGATCAGTCTTGTTCTTGATTTGATCAGATCTGCCGACACATCGGTCGATCTTCAGCAGGCCTATATTTCGCCGTATCCGGACGGTGACAATATCTGGCTCGCCGCCGTTCTCGATGCGGCGGACCGGGGTGCTGATGTTCGGGTAATGCTGGACGGCATGTATTATAATACGGAAGATGAAGCGGACAATAACGAGCTCGTGGCTACGCTGAACAGATACGGTCCAACTATTTCTGCACACCTGATGCTTCCCGGCGACTATCTCACCAAACTGCACAACAAAGGAATGGTCATTGACGGCGAGTATGTTCTTATCAGTTCTATTAACTGGAATTATAACTCTCCAAACAATAATCGCGAGGCGGGTCTGATCATACAAAGCCCGGAGGCTGCACAGTATTATACAGCCGTTTTTGCATATGACTGGGACGGGGATTTCGACAAAGACCCGGTTTCGACCGAAATCGGTTTTGACGTCCGGTTTATTCTTGCGGGAGGGATCGTGATCCTGCTTGTCGGGATCCTGATCTATCGGAGAAGGTGA
- a CDS encoding CDC48 family AAA ATPase, translated as MPEITLKVDSAYPEDQGNGKARLDPSAMQALNVSPGDLVRITGKTSTVAKVWRSFESDWNMEKIRIDKYTRANASVNPGDRVTVEKVEEEIPATSVTLVSPSEISAAFPDEEDDYLISLINFPVSLDDIIPIKTFHPGPPLEFKVSAIEPENACILNKMTELVFNDDDEFDGTKAITYEDIGGLKGELKRVREMIELPIRHPELFETMGIEPPKGVLLYGPPGTGKTLIAKAVANESGAHFISIAGPEIISKYYGESEQKLREIFEEAEEEAPSIIFIDELDSIAPKREDVNGEVERRVVAQLLTMLDGITDRGQVIVIGATNRPDAIDPALRRPGRFDREIEIGVPAEADRMEILQIHTKDMPFEGMAKLKELRSSEPSETVLEKALADYEASRDKLLWMLASQAKGFVGADLAALAREAAIRALRRQIDVADIDNEKIPEEVLRKLEVTTSDFILASREVAPSAMREIALETADVSWTDIGGSRDAVRDVRESVEFPLTRKEVFAQLGIRPPKGVLLYGPPGTGKTMIAKAVAHESGANFIAVKGPELLSKWVGESEKAVRDIFKKARQVAPAIIFFDELDSLTPSRGASDGSRTTENVLNQILTEMDGIEELNDVMILAASNRPDIIDPALLRSGRFDRLVYISEPEEADRKEILAVHMQNMPIEGSSFDEAVKEVSGLNEASLESLGAKFSGKSVTIKQIKTAAGKYTKGTPLSLIEERRRLAAVLRQHAVTLSDPEKTKLIRQLAEDTAGYVGSDLEGLCREAAMHALRNQANVVTADDFAEARKKIHPTMNERVREYYISISQRFKGGLPKEAQNLIEYQ; from the coding sequence ATGCCGGAAATCACACTCAAGGTGGACAGTGCCTACCCGGAAGATCAGGGGAACGGGAAGGCACGTCTTGACCCATCAGCTATGCAGGCGCTGAACGTCAGTCCTGGCGATTTGGTCAGGATCACCGGAAAAACCTCCACCGTTGCCAAAGTATGGCGTTCGTTTGAAAGCGACTGGAATATGGAAAAGATCCGGATCGATAAATATACCCGGGCAAATGCCAGCGTCAATCCGGGAGACCGGGTAACCGTGGAAAAAGTCGAGGAGGAGATCCCGGCCACATCGGTTACTCTTGTATCGCCGTCGGAAATATCAGCAGCATTCCCCGATGAAGAGGATGATTATCTTATATCGCTCATCAACTTCCCGGTGTCCTTGGATGACATCATCCCGATAAAAACTTTCCACCCGGGACCCCCTCTTGAGTTCAAGGTATCCGCAATTGAACCGGAAAATGCCTGCATACTCAATAAAATGACGGAGCTCGTCTTCAATGACGATGATGAGTTCGATGGCACCAAAGCAATAACCTATGAGGACATCGGCGGACTGAAAGGAGAACTGAAACGCGTTCGGGAAATGATCGAACTCCCGATTCGTCACCCAGAACTGTTTGAAACGATGGGGATCGAACCGCCGAAGGGCGTCCTTCTTTACGGGCCGCCGGGAACCGGTAAAACGCTGATCGCGAAGGCCGTAGCAAATGAAAGCGGAGCACACTTCATTTCTATCGCGGGTCCCGAAATCATCTCCAAATACTACGGTGAGTCGGAACAGAAACTCAGAGAGATTTTTGAAGAGGCAGAGGAGGAGGCCCCCTCTATCATCTTCATCGATGAACTGGATTCGATCGCCCCGAAACGCGAGGATGTAAACGGCGAAGTCGAGCGGCGCGTGGTTGCCCAGCTTCTGACTATGCTTGACGGCATTACGGACAGGGGGCAGGTCATCGTGATCGGTGCAACGAACCGGCCCGATGCGATAGATCCTGCACTTCGGAGACCGGGAAGATTCGACCGGGAGATCGAGATCGGCGTTCCAGCCGAAGCAGACAGGATGGAGATCCTCCAGATCCACACAAAAGACATGCCGTTTGAAGGGATGGCAAAGCTGAAGGAGCTGCGCAGCAGCGAGCCGTCCGAGACCGTCCTTGAGAAGGCACTCGCAGACTACGAAGCATCGCGGGACAAACTGCTGTGGATGCTTGCTTCGCAGGCAAAAGGGTTTGTCGGGGCAGATCTCGCCGCTCTGGCACGCGAAGCTGCGATCCGGGCATTACGCCGGCAGATCGATGTGGCGGACATCGACAATGAAAAGATCCCGGAAGAAGTCCTGCGAAAACTGGAAGTCACAACGTCGGATTTCATCCTCGCTTCACGAGAGGTAGCCCCATCAGCGATGCGGGAGATCGCTCTGGAAACCGCAGACGTTTCCTGGACCGATATCGGAGGAAGCCGGGACGCGGTTCGCGATGTGCGCGAATCGGTGGAGTTCCCGCTCACGAGAAAAGAGGTCTTCGCACAACTCGGTATTCGTCCGCCAAAAGGCGTCCTCCTTTACGGGCCGCCGGGAACCGGCAAAACCATGATCGCCAAAGCGGTCGCTCATGAAAGCGGCGCCAACTTCATCGCTGTGAAAGGACCGGAACTTCTTTCGAAATGGGTCGGTGAATCCGAAAAGGCTGTTCGAGACATCTTTAAAAAAGCACGGCAGGTCGCTCCTGCGATCATCTTCTTTGATGAGCTCGACTCTTTAACGCCGTCACGCGGCGCTTCCGACGGCAGTCGAACGACAGAAAACGTCCTCAACCAGATCCTGACGGAGATGGACGGCATCGAAGAGTTGAACGATGTGATGATCCTGGCAGCCTCGAACCGTCCGGATATCATCGACCCGGCACTTCTCCGGAGCGGACGTTTCGACAGGCTCGTCTATATTTCAGAACCCGAAGAGGCCGACAGGAAAGAGATCCTTGCAGTCCACATGCAGAATATGCCAATCGAAGGATCATCATTCGATGAAGCGGTGAAAGAAGTCTCCGGGCTGAACGAGGCTTCACTCGAATCTCTGGGCGCAAAGTTTTCCGGAAAATCCGTAACCATCAAACAGATAAAAACGGCAGCCGGCAAATATACGAAAGGAACACCTCTCTCCCTTATCGAAGAGAGAAGACGTCTTGCGGCAGTTTTACGACAACATGCCGTAACCCTCAGTGATCCGGAAAAAACAAAACTGATCCGACAACTTGCAGAAGATACTGCCGGATATGTAGGATCGGATCTTGAAGGACTCTGCCGTGAAGCAGCAATGCATGCACTCAGAAATCAGGCGAACGTTGTCACCGCGGACGATTTTGCCGAAGCGAGAAAGAAGATCCATCCAACAATGAACGAGCGGGTGCGAGAATACTACATCTCCATCTCGCAGAGATTCAAAGGCGGACTGCCCAAAGAAGCGCAGAATCTGATCGAGTACCAGTAA
- the lysA gene encoding diaminopimelate decarboxylase codes for MNLPESLSVSGGHLFCGGADCVSLAEKFGTPLYVTNENHVTGNFRRYEAALKKYTNNVQLLYAAKANENPVIIQSLAREGAGADIFSLGEMRAALEAGIPAGILLFNGSSKTEADLRAAIEKDIMISVDSVDELRQIDAITKELKKTAKIGFRVNPAIEVPTHPKIATGIKNSKFGIPAEMILEAYREALSMEYVVPVGMHCHIGSQILEVEPFAIACGVIMKVAGEVTKIGVKLEFIDFGGGLGIPYHREGTVDKAPTPEEYAAAVMPVFLEGCKKAGISPAFWVEPGRWMVGESTILLTRVNSVKKVHKTFVNVDAGFNLLIRPAMYDSWHEVVVANKADQPADGTYTITGPICETGDIFGSDRALPSVVAGDLIAVLDAGAYGYSMSSQYNSRPRCPEVLVNGDKAELMRRAETYEEMTGCVVTPSWHRK; via the coding sequence ATGAACCTTCCAGAGTCTCTCTCAGTTAGCGGCGGTCACCTTTTCTGCGGGGGCGCGGACTGCGTCTCACTTGCGGAAAAGTTCGGGACCCCGCTGTATGTCACGAACGAAAATCACGTGACCGGAAACTTCAGACGCTATGAAGCAGCGCTGAAGAAGTACACAAACAACGTTCAGCTTCTCTACGCCGCAAAGGCAAACGAGAACCCGGTGATCATCCAGTCGCTTGCACGCGAAGGTGCCGGCGCAGATATCTTCTCGCTTGGAGAGATGCGTGCCGCACTTGAAGCCGGCATTCCTGCCGGGATCCTTCTCTTTAACGGCAGTTCCAAGACCGAAGCCGATCTTCGCGCAGCCATCGAAAAAGACATCATGATCTCGGTTGACTCGGTCGATGAACTCCGTCAGATCGATGCGATCACAAAAGAGCTCAAGAAGACCGCAAAGATCGGATTCCGCGTCAACCCGGCAATCGAGGTGCCGACCCACCCGAAGATCGCCACCGGTATTAAAAACAGTAAGTTCGGCATCCCTGCCGAAATGATCCTGGAAGCATACCGCGAAGCCCTTTCCATGGAATATGTTGTTCCGGTCGGCATGCACTGTCATATCGGTTCCCAGATCCTCGAAGTCGAACCATTCGCGATCGCCTGCGGCGTTATCATGAAAGTTGCCGGCGAGGTCACCAAAATCGGCGTCAAACTCGAGTTTATCGACTTCGGCGGAGGACTCGGTATTCCATACCACCGTGAAGGAACCGTCGACAAAGCTCCAACCCCCGAGGAGTATGCGGCAGCCGTTATGCCGGTATTCCTTGAAGGATGCAAAAAGGCCGGCATCTCACCCGCATTCTGGGTCGAGCCCGGCAGATGGATGGTCGGCGAGTCAACGATCCTTCTGACCCGCGTCAACTCCGTGAAAAAGGTCCACAAGACCTTTGTGAACGTCGATGCAGGATTCAACCTCCTGATCCGTCCGGCGATGTATGACTCCTGGCACGAGGTCGTCGTAGCAAACAAGGCTGACCAGCCTGCAGACGGGACCTACACGATCACCGGCCCCATCTGTGAGACCGGAGATATTTTCGGATCCGATCGGGCGCTCCCGTCCGTTGTTGCCGGTGATCTTATCGCGGTTTTGGATGCAGGAGCATACGGTTACTCGATGTCTTCCCAGTACAACTCGCGTCCCCGGTGCCCCGAGGTCTTAGTGAACGGCGACAAGGCAGAACTTATGCGCCGTGCCGAGACCTACGAGGAAATGACCGGCTGCGTAGTCACTCCATCCTGGCACAGAAAATAA
- a CDS encoding LL-diaminopimelate aminotransferase: protein MYAKRLDNLPPYLFAQIDALKAQKRAEGVDLIDLGVGDPDLPTPKHIVDALCEAARDPATHHYPDYLGMLEYRQAVATWYDRRFGVKLDPKKEVLALIGSKEGIAHIPEAFVNPGDYVLVSDPGYPVYKTSTLFAEGKCHPMPLLEKNNFLPDYSAIPKDVLKTAKLMFIGYPNNPTGAVASMDFFEETVDFAKDNDIIVVHDNAYSEISFDGYKSPSFLEAKGAMDVGLETHSLSKTYNMTGWRIGMCVGNAGLIEAFGRVKTNIDSGVFDAIQRASIVALTGPQDCVDEACAVYKERRDALVSGLRSLGFEVTSPKASFYVWMKVPDSVEFVAKMINEAGIVVTPGTGFGASGAGYVRFAITRPVDRINEAIDRMNECGIRG from the coding sequence ATGTACGCAAAACGGCTTGACAACTTACCTCCGTATCTTTTCGCACAGATAGATGCATTGAAGGCACAGAAGCGTGCCGAGGGTGTTGATTTAATTGATCTTGGTGTGGGGGACCCGGATTTACCGACGCCGAAGCATATTGTTGATGCGTTATGTGAAGCCGCCAGGGATCCTGCAACACATCATTATCCTGACTACTTAGGAATGCTCGAGTACAGGCAGGCGGTCGCCACCTGGTATGACAGACGTTTCGGCGTGAAGCTCGACCCGAAAAAAGAGGTCCTCGCATTGATTGGATCCAAAGAGGGTATCGCGCACATCCCTGAGGCATTCGTCAATCCAGGTGACTATGTCCTCGTATCCGACCCCGGATATCCGGTCTACAAAACCTCTACACTCTTCGCAGAGGGAAAATGCCACCCGATGCCGCTTCTCGAGAAGAACAACTTCCTTCCGGACTATTCCGCTATTCCAAAGGATGTTCTGAAAACTGCAAAACTCATGTTCATCGGCTACCCGAACAACCCGACAGGTGCGGTTGCCTCCATGGACTTCTTCGAAGAGACCGTTGATTTCGCGAAAGACAACGACATCATTGTCGTGCACGACAATGCCTACTCGGAGATCTCCTTCGATGGCTACAAATCTCCCTCCTTCCTCGAAGCAAAAGGCGCCATGGACGTTGGACTTGAGACCCACTCGCTTTCCAAAACCTACAACATGACCGGTTGGCGTATCGGCATGTGTGTTGGAAATGCAGGTCTTATCGAGGCATTCGGCAGAGTCAAAACCAACATCGACTCGGGTGTATTCGATGCAATCCAGCGTGCCTCGATCGTTGCCCTCACAGGCCCCCAGGACTGTGTCGACGAGGCATGTGCCGTGTACAAGGAACGCCGCGACGCACTGGTCTCCGGCCTTAGGTCGCTTGGTTTCGAAGTAACCTCCCCGAAAGCATCCTTCTACGTGTGGATGAAGGTGCCCGACTCGGTCGAGTTCGTTGCAAAAATGATCAATGAAGCAGGAATCGTCGTAACCCCGGGAACCGGATTCGGCGCATCCGGAGCGGGATACGTCCGCTTTGCCATTACCCGTCCCGTCGACAGAATCAATGAAGCAATCGACCGCATGAACGAATGCGGCATCAGAGGATAA
- a CDS encoding alanine/glycine:cation symporter family protein has translation MSVLEAINDAVNSVNDVVNMYAWYIAFVFLIGIGLYFTVKTKGVQINRLGEACRVAFTGLRAEKGKQTISSFQAFCVSMGARIGVGNIAGVAVAIVMGGPGAVFWMWIFALIGAATSFVETTVGQIYKEKKDDGHFHGGPAFYIKNGLGKPKFAAFIAILIIITYGLMFIGVQANTATLAFSNAFNTPQIVFAVIITVLAALVVFGGIRRVAKVSTWLVPAMAIIWLLLCLLIVLVNFTQVSLVIQTIFSYAFGVQAFVGGGIGAAIMWGLKRGVFSNEAGIGSIPNVSSSADVKHPVKQGLMQSVGVLIDTLVVCSATAFVVIIYTNVAYPGYDGIPVSGAALVQEAMSATFLGAAGPYVIAVFMLIFAFSSLISYYSMSETNTKFITEKKGAVVVLRVAIVAMVFISSMMSMGLAWNLADTFQALMGIFNMGVLFFLGKHAFEALKDYFDQKADGVMEPVFNASCLSDSTGVTCWSEEEKK, from the coding sequence ATGAGTGTTTTAGAGGCAATTAACGACGCTGTTAACTCAGTGAACGACGTCGTCAATATGTATGCTTGGTATATAGCATTCGTATTCCTGATCGGTATCGGTCTATACTTTACCGTCAAAACGAAAGGCGTCCAGATCAATCGTCTGGGTGAAGCATGCAGAGTTGCGTTTACCGGATTACGCGCAGAAAAAGGCAAACAAACGATCTCGTCGTTCCAGGCCTTCTGCGTCAGTATGGGCGCACGTATCGGTGTCGGTAATATCGCCGGTGTCGCCGTGGCAATTGTCATGGGAGGTCCCGGAGCTGTTTTTTGGATGTGGATTTTTGCCTTGATCGGCGCTGCAACCAGTTTCGTTGAAACGACGGTCGGTCAGATCTACAAAGAAAAGAAGGATGACGGTCATTTCCACGGTGGTCCGGCATTCTACATTAAGAATGGTCTCGGCAAACCGAAGTTCGCAGCATTCATCGCAATTCTGATCATCATCACCTACGGTCTGATGTTCATCGGTGTGCAGGCTAACACGGCAACGCTCGCTTTCTCGAATGCGTTCAACACCCCGCAGATCGTCTTTGCGGTCATCATCACCGTTCTTGCAGCCTTAGTCGTCTTCGGCGGTATCAGACGTGTTGCAAAAGTTTCAACATGGCTTGTTCCGGCAATGGCAATCATCTGGCTCTTACTCTGTCTGCTGATCGTCCTCGTCAATTTCACTCAGGTCTCCCTCGTCATCCAGACGATCTTCTCCTACGCATTCGGTGTTCAGGCATTCGTCGGCGGAGGAATCGGAGCAGCCATCATGTGGGGTCTGAAGCGTGGTGTGTTCTCGAACGAGGCTGGTATCGGTTCTATCCCGAACGTCTCCTCGTCCGCAGATGTTAAACACCCGGTAAAGCAGGGACTTATGCAGTCTGTCGGTGTTTTAATCGATACACTCGTCGTTTGTTCGGCAACCGCCTTTGTGGTCATCATCTACACCAACGTTGCCTACCCAGGCTACGACGGCATCCCTGTTTCCGGAGCAGCCCTTGTTCAGGAAGCAATGAGCGCTACCTTCCTTGGAGCCGCCGGCCCGTATGTCATTGCGGTCTTCATGCTGATCTTTGCATTCAGCAGTCTGATCAGTTACTACTCCATGAGTGAAACGAACACGAAGTTCATCACCGAAAAGAAAGGAGCAGTAGTTGTTCTCCGTGTTGCGATCGTTGCGATGGTTTTCATCTCATCCATGATGTCCATGGGTCTTGCATGGAACCTTGCAGACACTTTCCAGGCACTTATGGGTATCTTCAACATGGGTGTCCTGTTCTTCCTTGGCAAACACGCCTTTGAAGCACTCAAAGATTACTTCGACCAGAAAGCCGACGGTGTCATGGAGCCGGTCTTCAACGCATCCTGTCTTTCCGACTCAACAGGTGTTACCTGCTGGTCCGAAGAAGAAAAGAAGTGA
- a CDS encoding elongation factor 1-beta → MGEVVVILKIMPESPDVDLEKLQADIRAKVSGIEDMKVEPIGFGLSAIKIAMITEDDEGAGDKIEGLFSQIPGIDRTEIESLNRLL, encoded by the coding sequence ATGGGTGAAGTCGTTGTTATTCTGAAAATCATGCCGGAATCCCCGGACGTTGACCTTGAGAAACTGCAGGCAGACATCAGAGCAAAAGTATCCGGTATCGAGGATATGAAAGTCGAGCCGATCGGATTTGGTCTCTCTGCAATCAAGATCGCCATGATCACTGAAGATGACGAGGGAGCAGGCGATAAGATTGAAGGACTGTTTTCCCAGATCCCGGGCATCGACCGTACAGAGATCGAGTCTCTGAACCGGTTACTCTAA
- a CDS encoding redox-regulated ATPase YchF has product MLQIALAGKPNCGKSTFYKSLTLANVDIANYPFTTVNPNKGVAYVRTRCPCKELGIEGCTECIDGNRFIPVELIDVAGLVPDAHLGRGLGNQFLDTLREADAIIQVVDASGSTDAEGNPVDIGTRNPIEDVEFLRYEFAMWMAGIVEKHRPRLVRQAQGKEQVLIDLLGEALAGLRINAIQIKEAVDECGINLAKATPEDIEKMCEVLLRVSKPMIIAANKADLASDENIEALKVLGAVPTIAAGELALKSAAHAKILRYLPGDSSFAPIEGAKLSAPQVKALTMIAEHMKKFGSTGVQEILNKIVFEDIGMIVVYPVEDDNKYCNAKGQVLPDAFLMPIGSNPKDMAFRVHTDIGNGFLYAVDARTKMRIKDTTELKSGDIIKIVSTAK; this is encoded by the coding sequence ATGTTACAAATTGCACTGGCTGGAAAACCAAACTGCGGCAAATCAACGTTTTATAAATCGCTGACTCTTGCAAATGTCGATATCGCCAATTATCCGTTCACGACCGTGAACCCGAACAAAGGGGTCGCCTATGTTCGGACGAGATGTCCGTGTAAGGAACTCGGGATCGAAGGATGTACTGAATGTATCGACGGAAACCGGTTTATTCCGGTCGAACTCATCGATGTGGCGGGCCTTGTCCCCGATGCGCATTTAGGCCGCGGTCTTGGAAACCAATTCCTCGACACCCTTCGCGAGGCGGATGCGATCATTCAGGTCGTTGACGCTTCCGGAAGCACGGACGCCGAAGGAAACCCGGTCGATATCGGGACCCGGAACCCCATCGAAGATGTCGAGTTTCTGCGCTACGAGTTCGCCATGTGGATGGCGGGGATCGTCGAGAAGCACCGTCCCCGGCTCGTCCGTCAGGCGCAGGGAAAAGAGCAGGTCCTGATCGATCTTTTAGGGGAAGCACTTGCGGGTCTTCGGATCAACGCGATCCAGATCAAAGAGGCGGTCGACGAATGCGGGATCAATCTCGCTAAGGCAACGCCGGAAGACATCGAGAAGATGTGCGAAGTTCTGCTCCGCGTTTCAAAACCGATGATCATTGCGGCAAACAAGGCCGATCTTGCTTCTGATGAAAACATCGAGGCACTCAAGGTTCTCGGCGCCGTCCCGACGATCGCGGCCGGCGAACTTGCTCTGAAAAGTGCCGCACATGCAAAGATCCTGAGATATCTTCCGGGAGATTCCAGTTTCGCTCCGATCGAGGGAGCAAAACTTTCCGCACCCCAGGTAAAAGCCCTGACGATGATCGCCGAGCACATGAAAAAGTTCGGAAGCACCGGCGTTCAGGAGATCTTAAACAAGATCGTCTTCGAGGATATCGGCATGATCGTGGTCTACCCGGTGGAAGACGACAACAAATACTGCAATGCGAAAGGGCAGGTCCTGCCGGATGCATTCCTTATGCCGATCGGATCGAACCCCAAAGACATGGCATTCCGCGTCCACACGGATATCGGGAACGGATTTTTGTATGCGGTCGATGCCCGCACGAAGATGCGGATCAAGGATACGACCGAACTGAAGTCCGGCGACATCATCAAGATCGTCAGTACCGCAAAATAA
- a CDS encoding zinc finger domain-containing protein: protein MATIKCTSCNAPLAERGATEFKCPDCGEIIYRCARCRKQSVKYTCPKCGFQGL from the coding sequence ATGGCAACTATAAAATGTACATCATGCAATGCCCCGCTCGCAGAGCGCGGTGCCACCGAGTTTAAATGCCCGGACTGTGGAGAGATAATTTACCGCTGCGCACGCTGCAGAAAACAGAGTGTCAAATACACCTGCCCGAAGTGCGGATTCCAGGGGCTCTGA